The genomic interval CGATGACAATGGCCGTGAAGGTCCTGATCACAAATTTGCCATGAATCCGCAATCGTGGGCAGAAATGGTAAAAGTGGGTAACGAGATCTTTTATGCAATGGGCGATGGTGTGAAAAGAATTGAAGAGAATGAAAAGCAGTCTATCGTTGTACAGCAGAGAAGCCTTAGAGCTGTAAGAGACATCCCTGCAGGAACAGTACTTACAAATGATGATCTTGAATCCCTGCGGCCGATGCCGGCTGGATCATTACCGCCGTACAGGCTTCCGGAACTGATCGGTAAGAAGCTGGCGAAAGGTATCGTTAAGGGCGAACATATTACATTAGACCATATACAATAAACGATGATAAAAGGTAAACTGGTAGGTTTAAGGGCGCTTGAGAAACAGGATCTGGGCCTGTTGAGAGACTGGCGTAATCTGCCTCATTTCAGAAGGAATTTCAGAGAGTTCCGCGAGCTGGGAATGGCTAACCAGGAAATGTGGTTTAATAAGGTGGTGAGCAGCAGTAATGACTTCATGTTCCTTATAGAAAGGTTATCCGATGGGATGCCGCTGGGAGCAGGCGGTTTGTTGTACACCAACTGGATCATCCGATCAGCGGACTTTTCTTTCTACATAGGATATAACGAATCTTATATCGATAATGAAGGTTATGCGCTGGATGCGGCTTCCCTGCTGATCGATTACGGATTTAAAAATCTTAATCTGAACAAGATCTGGATGGAGTTGTATGAATTTGATAAAGCGAAGATCGATTTCTTCACCAATGAATTTTCCTTCAAACAGGATGGCAAGCTGAGGCAGAATTGCTTTGAAGATGGGAAATATCATGACTCATTAATAATATCCCTGTTAAGTAGTGAGTATGCAGGAAGGAAATAAACTCGTTGCCATTATCACTGCCAGAGGAGGCAGTAAGCGGATACCGCGAAAGAACATCCTGCCGTTTCTCGGCAGGCCGATCATAAGTTACTCTATTCACGCTGCGCTTGAATCGCAATTATTTGCTGAGGTAATGGTCTCAACAGACGATGAAGAGATCGCCAGGATGGCAGAGGCAGAAGGCGCCATTGTCCCTTTTTTCAGAAGTAAGGAAAATGCAGACGATTTTTCAGGGACGGCGGATGTAATAGCGGAGGTGATAATGCGTTATAAAGAAAGAGGAATGACATTTGAAACAGGGTGCTGCATATATCCCACAGCACCTTTTGTCAATCCGGGGATTTTAAAAGAAGGTTATAAGAAATTGGTAGACGGGAAATTCGATGTAGTATTTCCCATGGTGAAATATAGTTATCCCATTCAACGATCCATACATAAAGTGGAGAACGGAAAGGTGGCCATGCTCTGGCCGGAAAATTACCATAAACGTTCACAGGACCTGGAGCCTGTATATCATGATGCCGGGCAGTTTTACTGGTTCAGAAGTGACTACATTTTATCGCACAAAAAATTGTTTGGAGATAACGTTGCCGGATTGGAGGTAGAGGAAAAAAGCGTACAGGATATTGATACATTGTCAGATTGGGAATTGGCTGAAATAAAATATCAATTATTAAATAGAAAATAATACCCGAATTTTAATAGAAAGTAATACTATCACTAGTTTTAGATTTTATTCAAAACTATATCTATGCCTCTGAATCGTATGCACCTGCTAACAGTATTAATGTTAATAATACTCGGGTGCGGCAAAGACAAAAACAAGAAAGACAGCAGAATACTCTCGTACCAAAAGATCTGGTCGAACAGCACATATAGTGCATTTACCGATCTTACCAAATATGGCGGCAGATGGTACTGCGTTTTCAGGGAAGGGAAAGCCCATGTTGGAGACGAAGGGAAAGTTAGATTAATATCATCTGATGATGCCATAACGTGGAGCAGTGATACATTGTTACGGGTGCCAGGTTCTGACCTCCGTGATCCTAAACTGA from Chitinophaga filiformis carries:
- the pseF gene encoding pseudaminic acid cytidylyltransferase, which encodes MQEGNKLVAIITARGGSKRIPRKNILPFLGRPIISYSIHAALESQLFAEVMVSTDDEEIARMAEAEGAIVPFFRSKENADDFSGTADVIAEVIMRYKERGMTFETGCCIYPTAPFVNPGILKEGYKKLVDGKFDVVFPMVKYSYPIQRSIHKVENGKVAMLWPENYHKRSQDLEPVYHDAGQFYWFRSDYILSHKKLFGDNVAGLEVEEKSVQDIDTLSDWELAEIKYQLLNRK
- a CDS encoding GNAT family N-acetyltransferase: MIKGKLVGLRALEKQDLGLLRDWRNLPHFRRNFREFRELGMANQEMWFNKVVSSSNDFMFLIERLSDGMPLGAGGLLYTNWIIRSADFSFYIGYNESYIDNEGYALDAASLLIDYGFKNLNLNKIWMELYEFDKAKIDFFTNEFSFKQDGKLRQNCFEDGKYHDSLIISLLSSEYAGRK